The genomic window agacagagagagaggaggaaGATTTTGGATTTCATTAGCCTGCTGGGCGGCAGCTTCCTCGTCGACACAACCGTTacgtcaccgaccgaccggtggaaacggaaatggaagaaaaaaacgcaccCTCTTTGCGGCTTCCGAGCCCGTGGCCAATCCAAAAGCCTTCCTCGTCGTAATCGATTTCATAATCACTGAAGTCGGTCCTCGCCACCTGGAGGCTGGCCAGCGAGGCACACAGCACCACgccaaccaccagcaccgccagctTATCGTGCATggcttggtttttttttttgtttttcgcgcaCTGCTTCTCCGGTTTGTGGTTGTAATCGCTTCTCACCACTCACTGCGGAAACACTGCGGCATACACTGCACGCACTTCACGCGGGATCACcgaaacggcacggcacggcacggagccCGAGAGATGCTAACGGTGGCACTTGCGGTGAGCGACTGCCGATCCCGCGTCCGGTTATCGCTCACGCCCCGTCTTCACGGGCCTCTACGCGTACGGTGCGTACGGTGGCCgggctgcggtggcggtggcggtggtggtagtcACTTGTGCGGGGCGATCGGCAAATTCCAGCGCGCAGTCAGGTTCGTCGCTTCACCCGCCGGCCAAGTCTTTTGTACGGCGTAGATGTCTCTCgcgcccgccgccgcgctgAAGACTCGCCGATCGTTCGCGCTAACGCActcaatcaaacacacacaaacacctgCACATGTGTCACGCCGTGTTTTCGGGCGCTGGAGATGGTAATCGAGGCACCTGACGGCTGCCGGTTGTGTCACCTTGCCAGCCGACCCGCCGACATTGAGGATCGATACGACGCTGAAATGTATGCAAACGAATTAACAAATTCCTCGGGCCTCGGGAGTGCGGAAGTGTTCTTCACCCACAGCGAGTTCTTGAGTGATGGCCCCCCTCCAAGGCTCCTCGAGCGCTTCTTGCCGGGTCCCTAATCACGCCACGTTGTCTCGTAAACAAGCTCGCGTGGGACGTAGGCGCGACACCTGCACGCCCTGTCTGCCGTTTAGTCGCGAGGTAATGACGTGCAAAGGTCACCGCCGAGGACCCGAGGAGGTGCATCTCTGAGGGCGACCGTCTACCTTCACCCAATCGACTCGAGGAGATTGTTCCTCGGTTTGATCACTCAGAGTACGCAATGTGTGTCTAGTAACGTTTCGACAGTAACGACCTAGCGAAGGGCAGGACACGCCACAGAAGGGGTGGCCGCCCAGGTGGTGACGCTATTTTTGACTCCGCCGACGGTTCCAGTTTTAGCTCACTGCTTTCCCATGGCCACTGGGAGTGGCCCCCGGCGGGCGGAGGGAGTGATAAACTTGAAACGATACAAAGCGCGTCGGCCgacgcgagagagaaagggctGGAACAGGTTTCCCGCGAAATTcactttcgattcgatggcgGAACTGGCTGGTCGTGGGGAGCACCGGATTATGTCGTCtcccggggtgtgtgtgtgggggggaaGTCGTTACATACTACCGTGGCCAAACAATATCTGGAACTGTCGTTTGTAACTCAAGAGTTCTTTGTGGTTTAttacttttaaaataatccctactctattCAAAGcatctatgtc from Anopheles cruzii unplaced genomic scaffold, idAnoCruzAS_RS32_06 scaffold01642_ctg1, whole genome shotgun sequence includes these protein-coding regions:
- the LOC128276582 gene encoding uncharacterized protein LOC128276582 translates to MHDKLAVLVVGVVLCASLASLQVARTDFSDYEIDYDEEGFWIGHGLGSRKEGDEVLKVLHKSVGPFVEPQNVTVVEKFSAADGESITFTQFNSSK